Proteins from a genomic interval of Streptomyces sp. NBC_00820:
- the nadA gene encoding quinolinate synthase NadA, translating to MTTAQTPELDVQPSPLALLLLGREADPKSERGVECPGDLPSPSDPDLVARARAAKEKLGDKVFVLGHHYQRDEVIQFADVTGDSFKLARDAAARPEAEYIVFCGVHFMAESADILTSDDQKVVLPDLAAGCSMADMATAEQVAECWDVLTEAGIAEQVVPVSYMNSSADIKAFTGKHGGTICTSSNAERALEWAFEQGEKVLFLPDQHLGRNTAVRDMGMSLEDCVLYNPHKPNGGLTVEQLRAAKMILWRGHCSVHGRFSLDSVDDVRERIPGVNVLVHPECRHEVVAAADYVGSTEYIIKALEAAPAGSKWAIGTELNLVRRLANRFAPEGKEIVFLDKTVCFCSTMNRIDLPHLVWTLESLAEGTLVNRIQVDQETEAFAKLALERMLALP from the coding sequence GTGACCACCGCCCAGACCCCGGAACTCGACGTACAGCCGTCGCCGTTGGCTCTGCTGCTCCTCGGCCGTGAGGCCGACCCGAAGAGCGAGCGGGGCGTCGAGTGCCCCGGAGACCTGCCGTCGCCGTCCGACCCGGACCTGGTCGCGCGCGCCCGCGCGGCCAAGGAAAAGCTCGGCGACAAGGTCTTCGTACTCGGCCACCACTACCAGCGCGACGAGGTCATCCAGTTCGCCGACGTCACGGGCGACTCCTTCAAGCTGGCCCGGGACGCGGCCGCACGCCCGGAGGCCGAGTACATCGTCTTCTGCGGTGTGCACTTCATGGCCGAGTCGGCGGACATCCTGACCTCCGACGACCAGAAGGTCGTCCTGCCGGACCTGGCCGCCGGCTGCTCGATGGCCGACATGGCGACGGCCGAGCAGGTCGCCGAGTGCTGGGACGTGCTGACCGAGGCGGGGATCGCCGAGCAGGTCGTACCGGTCTCGTACATGAACTCCTCCGCCGACATCAAGGCCTTCACCGGCAAGCACGGCGGCACCATCTGCACCTCCTCCAACGCCGAGCGGGCCCTCGAGTGGGCCTTCGAGCAGGGCGAGAAGGTGCTGTTCCTGCCCGACCAGCACCTCGGCCGCAACACCGCGGTGCGGGACATGGGCATGTCCCTGGAGGACTGCGTCCTCTACAACCCGCACAAGCCCAACGGCGGGCTGACGGTGGAGCAGCTGCGCGCCGCGAAGATGATCCTGTGGCGCGGCCACTGCTCGGTCCACGGCCGCTTCAGCCTGGACTCGGTCGACGACGTGCGGGAGCGCATCCCCGGCGTCAACGTCCTCGTCCACCCCGAGTGCCGGCACGAGGTCGTGGCCGCGGCGGACTACGTCGGCTCGACCGAGTACATCATCAAGGCGCTGGAGGCGGCCCCGGCCGGCTCCAAGTGGGCGATCGGCACGGAGCTGAACCTGGTCCGCCGCCTGGCGAACCGTTTCGCGCCCGAGGGCAAGGAGATCGTCTTCCTCGACAAGACGGTCTGCTTCTGCTCCACCATGAACCGCATCGACCTCCCCCACCTGGTCTGGACCCTGGAGTCGCTGGCCGAGGGCACCCTGGTCAACCGCATCCAGGTCGACCAGGAGACGGAGGCGTTCGCCAAGCTGGCGCTGGAGCGGATGCTGGCGCTGCCGTAG